The genomic stretch TCTTGAACGACTTTGTCAAATTGCTCCTTAATTTATTAAACGAAATGAAACTTACGGAATCGAAATTATACATATTTAACACTTTGGCAGTCTTGATTGAAAGATGCAATCCTTTGATGGACTACCAAACATTGATAGATATTCTTAGAATCATACCGAGATACTGGGAATCCAGCTCTGTTGACAACGAACCCATTATCAAAAATTCGTTGTTACGAGCCTTGAAAAGTTTAACAATCTCATTGAACGAGAACTCAGCCGAGACGCATGCCATTGCACTTCCATTGGTAAACAGCTGTTgttctgaatcttctgaattATATTCGCTTTTGTCCGAGGACGGCTACGACTTGTGGttgtctttgttgaagtactGTCCTCAGTcacaattgaacaataacCAGATCATGGAACTCTTTGAACTAATTCCAAGTGGACTTTTAAACTCTACTGAAATTCTTCCAACGATTTTATCAATTTTGAGAAGTTATTCATTGTACGCACCAGAGTTGTTTTCTAACAAGATTTCGTTGGAATTGTTCAGGGTCTTGGCTGGTTACTTGCCCAAGATGAGAGACGATGCCTTTGCTGTGTTTGTATCCCTTTTAGACATATTGTTGCTAGAGAACTCTTCTAACGAGTCCTTTatcaacaatcttcttaCCAGTGGATTATTTAGCGCCATGATTGATTACGTTCTAGACGATAATCAGAGTATCATCTTGTGCACCAAGATCTACTTGGTTCTCTCCAGATTGGCTAAGAACTCGCCAGAGGTGTTTTTCAGAATGTTGGATATTGCTTCAGTAGACGTAGagaaattcttcaagacctGGCTCCAgtactacaacaacaacgGAAACCCACGTAACAAGAAGGTTAACTTGATGGCGCTCTTATCATTAACTGCATATGGTGTACCAAAGAATATTAAGGTAGCATTGGAGATCCTGGCCGAGGTGGTGAAAAGAACCTTTtacttcttggaagaaataaaagaaaacgacaaCGGAAGCTGCGAGGCCTACAATCTGGACTTCACATACGAGGACATTGACGACTATGCCTACTTGGATCCCGATATCAAGCCTCATGGTGAGAAGAACAGATATGGGCTCTTACTTGAAAAGATGGATCCTGTGTACAAGACCAATCTTTTGGAGTACTTGAAAGAGACGATTATGTCGTTGAAGACACAGCTTCTGAACTCCGACTTTAACCAGTTGATGTCGTTAAATGATGGATATACGCTTGATAAACTTCACGCGTTGACCTGAAtgaaaatatatataaaatACACATAATGCATTATGTATGTAATTCATACTATAGCTATCTCGTATTGTAACTCACAATCTTGGAAGTCTTGAAGTCACATGATCAACTGCACTTGACCCCATGCTCTCCAGTGGCGATCTGAGATTAACTGAAAagtgaaagtgaagaataGGAAGAATCAAAGAGTATTCATCTACGCTCTATCATATTTTTGGCTTTTTGCCTGCTTTTTTCTGATTCCACTCTATTTTCACCACAATGTTCAGAAACAACTACGACAACGACTCCGTAACATACTCTCCTACCGGCAGGTTGTTCCAGGTAGAATATGCCTTAGAGGCAATTAAACAGGGTAGTGCAGCTGTGGGACTCTCGTCGAAGAACCATGTTGTGTTGGTGGCATTGAAGCGTAATGCGGAGGAATTGGGTTCctaccagaagaagatcatcaagGTGGATACCCATATGGGAATTGCATTGGCTGGTTTGGCCCCTGATGCAAGAGTATTATCGAACTACTTGAGAAAGCAGGCCATGTCTTCTAGAATGATTTTCAACAGACCATTGCTGACTTCGAAAGCTGTTTTGTCAATTGCTGATAAGGCCCAGGAGAACACCCAGTCGTACGGATCTAGACCGTACGGAGTGGGGTTGTTGGTTTCAGGCTACGACGAGACCGGGGCACATCTTTATGAGTTCCAaccttctggatctgtgTTGGAATACTATGGAGCTGCCATTGGGGCAAGATCTCAAGCAGCCAGAACATATTTGGAAAGAAATTTGGACACCATCCGCGAAAGCGACACCGTAGAGCTGTTGATTGTACACGGATTGAACGCATTGAGAGACACTTTGTCGCAAGATGTGGAATTGACATTCAAGAATACATCTGTGAGTGTAGTCGGTAAGGACATAGACTTCACCATatatgatgatgaagacgtCCAACAATGgttggacaagttggacTCGGTGTCGAATGCAAGAAACAGAGAAGAGGACGACGGAGCCGATGAAGAGGTTGCCGAAGAAACCGCTGCTACCGATGAAGCTGTAACATCCACTACTGGTACTGGTGCAGCTTCTACCGACGCTGCTTCTGGAAACGATGCACCTGCTCCATCGACAGACGACAGAATGGAAACTGACGAATAAATAGTATAGAAAAGTGTACAATAGAATGTATCCGAAGATTGATgtaaagaattgaagaatgcaAGAATCAATGTAACGAAGAATGCATAAAATTTACAGAAtccaaaaaaattcataCGTTGAACTTACAGCATTGCAATAAAGTGAACAAAGAGACGAAAGTATGTATCCAAGAAAGTATCAATAAAATGTATCTATTGAATGTATGGCGCCAACAAAAGATGGTGCATCGTAGACTGGTCTACTTAACTATGTACAAGTATACCTATTTAAATTATACATTCTTCTGCTGTTCCTGTTGCTTGGCAGCTACTTTTCTAATTGCCTGGAGACATTCGTTTTGCATGGCATTGACCTCTTCATTGAGAACAACAGGGTCGTGAAGAATTTTATTCTCTCTGATATCATTGATCTTGACTCTGATGGCATCTTTCTTAGCCGATATCGACTCTCTTTCTATCTGTTCCATCAATTCTCCAAATTGGGCAAGCGCATTGTCTGTGTCGGTGCATAATATTTCAGCTCTTGAAGCATGTTCGTAGTATTTCCGAAGCTTttcgtcaagaagtttgttCTTCTCGCTTTCCTCTAGAATACGctttacttcttcttctgaaagtcCGGTTTCGCCTGAAACCTGGATGGAAACAGTGTTAGGCTTATTATAGAACTCCAGGTCTTTGGGATATGGTGTCTTATCAGTGGCTGTTACATTGATGATTCCATCAGCATCAATTTGAAAGTTGACGGCTATTTGTGGAGTACCCTTGGGCCCAAGAGGAATATTGGATAATTTGAAGTTTCCtatcaatttgttgtctttGACAAGAGATCTTTCGCCCTGGTATACTCTAATTTCCACACCAGTTTGTCCGTCTACAGCAGTCGAAAATAtctgttctttctttacaGGCACCGCCGAGTTTCTGGGAATTAATGGACTGAAAATACCACCGTAAGTTTCTATACCTAAAGACAAGGGAGTCACATCCAATAAGATCACATCCTTTATCTGACCAGACAAAACAGCACCTTGGATAGCCGCACCAAGAGCAACTGCTTCGTCTGGATTTACAGCCGTGTTGGGCTTCttattgaacaactctTCTACAACCTTTCTCAATTTTGGCATTCTGGTCATTCCACCAACCAAAATAACCTCGTCGATATCCTTAATTTTCAACTCGGCATCTCTAATACATCTCTTGACTGGATCGATGGTTTTATTGATCAAATGCAAAGACATTTGATCCAACTCATCCTCGGTCAACTTGATACTGATGTGTTTATCTTTGACAATGAATGGAATGTTGAtctctgtttctttgaCATGAGAAAGCTCGATCTTGGCCTTTTCTGCTGCTTCTCTAATTCTCTGAACAGCGAACCTATCATTCAGCAAATCGAGTCCGCCGTTCTCTTTTTTAAACGTATCCAAGATATAGTTCAAGAGAAGGATGTCAAAGTCCTCACCTCCCAAATGGGTGTTTCCATTAGTGGCTCTGACTTCAAATACGCCGTCTTCTATGTCCAAGATAGAGATATCAAACGTACCTCCTCCTAAGTCAAACACCGCAACAATTCCGTCGCTCTGTTTCTTGTCTATACCGTAAGCCAAAGCAGCAGCCGTAGGTTCATTTACTACGCGCAATACGTCTAAGCCTACGAGTTTGCCAGACTTCTTGGTAGCCAGTCTCTGGGCATCGTTGAAATATGCCGGCACAGTCACTACAGCATGCTTGATAGGTAACTTATCTTTGCTGAGATTGCTTTCCGCTACctctttcattttcttcaagattaaAGCACTGATCTGAGGCGGAGACATCTGTTTCCCATACGTAGTGCTTAACCAGGCGTCTCCATTAGAATGAGGGAAAATCTTATAGGGaacattcttcaagtcaCGTTGGacttcgtcgtcttcgtaTTTACGGCCAATGAGTCTCTTGGTGGCAAAAAAAGTGTTTTCCGGGTTAATGGCTGCTTGCCTCTTAGCTGCTAATCCTACTAGAACTTCCTCATCTTGTCCTCGCTTGGAGAAAGATACTATAGAAGGTGTGGTTCTTCCCCCCTCttcgttttccaagatctttgcTTCTCCACCTTCCACAATTGCCACAGCAGAATTGGTAGTTCCCAAGTCTATACCAATCACTGAATGGAATTTCCGCTGAAAAATCCGACTTGCTAGCAGGATCTGCCTTGGGAGACTTGTTCTGAGcattctgaaattgatattCTATTATGAAAGTGAAAGAACCTTTTAAATAACTTTTATAGAGAAAAGTGTATATGTAATACAGACAACTCTTCTATAAAGTCAATAATGAACTTATCTCAAAAGAATTGTCTTTAAAGGCCATTTCGTTCTTGACCCCAGAGAATTCGCAGAATCGCATTTTGGCATATTATCCATATTGGATCTGAAAAAATGACCGACTGCACAGTATAGCTAACGGAGAAGGGTTCCTAATTCTATTGTGTACTTTCCTGGCCCTTCTGTCTTGTGATAGGGTCTATTGTCTATCATTATTTGGCTTTGGAATAGGCAGTGCTAAATTAGTAGCTTCTGTGTCAATTTAAAAGAAATACAACATATTCTGTGAGTCTGATTTTTCGGACTATGTTCGgatttgggtgcaaaattctAAATGAATATTTGCATGCAGCTTATTCTAGGTATACCGAAATGTATTTGTACGGCTACTTAACCTACACAATCTACACTGGATTTCATAAATCATAAATTATATAACTCGGGCAAAGGTTTCTATTATATACATTTTAAGAATTGAATATCGTTTCTAATTCAGAATCTATCTTAGCCCAACTATAGTCAGTAACCAATGGGATAGAATCTGATGAATTCTCCATAAAGTTCTATACCTTCGAAGTATAACAATCCAAGAATATCTAAGCGGATTGCCCCAAGTAACTGCCTGAATAAAGTGATATCTCCAACAGGAAAACGAGTAAGCTTAACCGACTCGCTTCTATAAATACTGTAGTGTCCATTATTCAATAACGTGAAAAGCAAATCGGGCTCATCCTGTTTACTCCCTAAAATAATGGCAGGTTCGCATGTTCtggagtgaaaaatagcTTGTCCATTCAAGATACTACTCGATAAGCAAGGACAGGTATTCTCTCTTACTTTTTGAAAGGATATGACTCCGTCAGTATTGTCTAACAAGTCGATTCCTTTGGCGAAAAAATGCGATGAAGGTATCCCCTTAGAGAGCTTGAGGTGCTCGACTAGGGAAGGCTGGTATTTGCCAAAGTTTTGGTATATTGTGTTCAAGTGAATGAAATTGTTAGACTTTAGCAATACTTGCTTGAGATCCTTTCCGTCATAGACATAGTCGATCTCACTACTCTCACGTTCATATTGTCCAGCAATCAAATGACAAAGTACCTTTGCGAACATGAAATCGTCGGGACTGACAAAAGCACTATTTGGCCTGAGCCATAGTTCTGCTGAGTAGTTttctttgtagaaattTGACAATGAATGAAATACGTTCATGTCCTTGAAATAGTCGACTACGTATTTCTCGTTCACAGGGTCTATATAACTGTTCCTCTCATTAAGGCGATTCATTCTGgcaagaaccagaagaaattcttTTACAGTGAACACCTCAATCTCATAGCATCTCCCGGACACGTAGGTAGGTCTTAGTAGACATAGGATATCACCAATGCGGATGAAACTCTTTGTTAAAGTAACACGGCAGTTGGTGACCCTCTTCTCGTTAATGACTATATGAAAGTCTGACAAGAATTCTTCTATCACACGTCCAAGGATCGCCATTACTACGAAACTGGAACCTTTGGAGATATCTGAATACAAGctcaagatgttgaagtcttcaaaaTAATCGTACGGATTGTAGGTATCTACGTCTGATGGGCAATGTGGCATTTGGGTAGTAGTCTTTATGGAAAAATGTGAGTAGCAGGTTTCGATTACTCTTTTAACAAATAGCTTAAATGCCCTGCTATCTTTGAAAGTAAGGATGTCCTCCTTCATGCCATTCATTAATGTgaaacttttgaatttctGTAGCTCCAATTCAGGTCGCAAGTTCCGACGGAGAGTATTTCTGATCTGCTGCAATTTTATAGTTCGGTTTCTCACCAAATTCGGATTGGGACCCATTAAGAGTGCAATTCTGAAACATATAGCCTCAACTCTAAAGGCACTGGGTTCGGAACATACGGAAATCGGTGTCAAGTGCTCAATCGCTATACGGACAGTTTGTGCCTTTATCAAATTTACAAGAAGCGATAGTTTCGAGATATCTATGGATCCACCCAAAGAGACAAATTCAGACTCTGATTTATCTACAAGTTTCTCAAACAAGTTTTGAAGTATAGGAATGTAATGATTGTCGTTGGCAAATTTATCGAGAAATACGCCTATATTTGTAGTTCCTCGGGGTGAATACTTCGACAACCTTGAAGCCAatttcttttgcttcttgaACATTTGCATTGACAAGTCATGCCACGACGTGTAGGGCACATAGTTCTCGGAATATAATTCGTAATCGTTTAGAACATTTCCCCAGTGGTGGTCGTATATAGTTTTCCAGGCATATCCATTTCTTGATTGAGAAAGCGATTTGCAGGTGAGAGACAAATTGATGATATCTTGGATTTCGAGGGAGCCCAAGAAGATCACACGGTTGAGGATATCAACCGGTAGATCGGATATGGGCATGCTTTGAATTGCTGGAGCTGCTCACATAAAGTGGAGGAGCTCTTATTGAATCGGAATTATTCTCATTTTGAGATAAATATACGAGGCGAGATGTTCCACATAGTCGCACCGAATATTTTATAGTAtggagtgaaaaattagacCCATCATGATCTACGACTAAATGAATTCGTTCTTCACTAAGATATTTCTTAAAAAGCACTACTAGAATGGGCAAAAGAAAGTCCGGAGACAAGGGAAGCGGTGGAAAGagcaagaagttcaaaGCTAGCGGCTTCATCGACCCACATACTACTGGTGTATATGCTACATGCAACAGACACAAGGAACAAGCCTGTAGAAAAgagttgatgaacttgtttgaagagaagataGGCGAATATTTTGACTTAGAGAATGGAGACAACTCGGAGGATGAAGGGCAGCAAGACGAGGACAAAGAGCTTTCGATAGAAGAACAGATACAGAAGGAGTTGGAAGGATTGAAGGAAGTCAAAGGTACCAAGAAAGAGCTTCTCAAGCCTATCGAGTTAGACTGCGAATGTCTTGTCTTTATAAAAACCAGACGTCCTATTGATCCCGAAGTGTTGGTAGAACGCATATGTCAAGAGAGTTACGAATCAAAGATCAAGAATACGAGATACACCCAAAAACTTACACCGGTGACTTTTTCTGTGAGTCCTACGaaggaagagttgaagaaactagCCCTGAGAGTGCTTGCTCCACATTTCCATAAGCCCGAGGGCCAGGAACCTATCAAATTTGCTATTCAGGTGTCAAGACGTAACTTCAATGCCATGCCCAAGGATGAGATCATAAAGTCAATTGCAGAAAGTGTAGGTAGAGATCATGGCCACTCTgtagacttgaagaactacGATAAGATTATCTTGGTAGAATGCTACAAGACTTCCATTGGTATGAGTGTAGCCaacaactacttgaagtacGATAAGTTCAACTTGCAGCAGATCTTTGAAAAAGGTGTAAATAAGGACGATACTAATATCTACAGTAGAGTTGGCAAGGGTactgaaaagaagaacgtAAAGAGTGACAAAGAGAATGGAGAGAAAGAC from Scheffersomyces stipitis CBS 6054 chromosome 2, complete sequence encodes the following:
- a CDS encoding predicted protein (go_component proteasome core complex (sensu Eukaryota)~go_funtion endopeptidase activity~go_process ubiquitin-dependent protein catabolism) codes for the protein MFRNNYDNDSVTYSPTGRLFQVEYALEAIKQGSAAVGLSSKNHVVLVALKRNAEELGSYQKKIIKVDTHMGIALAGLAPDARVLSNYLRKQAMSSRMIFNRPLSTSKAVLSIADKAQENTQSYGSRPYGVGLLVSGYDETGAHLYEFQPSGSVLEYYGAAIGARSQAARTYLERNLDTIRESDTVESLIVHGLNALRDTLSQDVELTFKNTSVSVVGKDIDFTIYDDEDVQQWLDKLDSVSNARNREEDDGADEEVAEETAATDEAVTSTTGTGAASTDAASGNDAPAPSTDDRMETDE
- a CDS encoding predicted protein, translated to MGKRKSGDKGSGGKSKKFKASGFIDPHTTGVYATCNRHKEQACRKELMNLFEEKIGEYFDLENGDNSEDEGQQDEDKELSIEEQIQKELEGLKEVKGTKKELLKPIELDCECLVFIKTRRPIDPEVLVERICQESYESKIKNTRYTQKLTPVTFSVSPTKEELKKLASRVLAPHFHKPEGQEPIKFAIQVSRRNFNAMPKDEIIKSIAESVGRDHGHSVDLKNYDKIILVECYKTSIGMSVANNYLKYDKFNLQQIFEKGVNKD
- the SSC1.1 gene encoding Nuclear-encoded mitochondrial protein member of the heat shock protein 70 (HSP70) family, which encodes MLRTSLPRQISLASRIFQRKFHSVIGIDLGTTNSAVAIVEGGEAKILENEEGGRTTPSIVSFSKRGQDEEVLVGLAAKRQAAINPENTFFATKRLIGRKYEDDEVQRDLKNVPYKIFPHSNGDAWLSTTYGKQMSPPQISALILKKMKEVAESNLSKDKLPIKHAVVTVPAYFNDAQRSATKKSGKLVGLDVLRVVNEPTAAALAYGIDKKQSDGIVAVFDLGGGTFDISILDIEDGVFEVRATNGNTHLGGEDFDILLLNYILDTFKKENGGLDLSNDRFAVQRIREAAEKAKIELSHVKETEINIPFIVKDKHISIKLTEDELDQMSLHLINKTIDPVKRCIRDAELKIKDIDEVILVGGMTRMPKLRKVVEELFNKKPNTAVNPDEAVALGAAIQGAVLSGQIKDVILLDVTPLSLGIETYGGIFSPLIPRNSAVPVKKEQIFSTAVDGQTGVEIRVYQGERSLVKDNKLIGNFKLSNIPLGPKGTPQIAVNFQIDADGIINVTATDKTPYPKDSEFYNKPNTVSIQVSGETGLSEEEVKRILEESEKNKLLDEKLRKYYEHASRAEILCTDTDNALAQFGELMEQIERESISAKKDAIRVKINDIRENKILHDPVVLNEEVNAMQNECLQAIRKVAAKQQEQQKNV
- a CDS encoding predicted protein; amino-acid sequence: MPISDLPVDILNRVIFLGSLEIQDIINLSLTCKSLSQSRNGYAWKTIYDHHWGNVLNDYELYSENYVPYTSWHDLSMQMFKKQKKLASRLSKYSPRGTTNIGVFLDKFANDNHYIPILQNLFEKLVDKSESEFVSLGGSIDISKLSLLVNLIKAQTVRIAIEHLTPISVCSEPSAFRVEAICFRIALLMGPNPNLVRNRTIKLQQIRNTLRRNLRPELELQKFKSFTLMNGMKEDILTFKDSRAFKLFVKRVIETCYSHFSIKTTTQMPHCPSDVDTYNPYDYFEDFNILSLYSDISKGSSFVVMAILGRVIEEFLSDFHIVINEKRVTNCRVTLTKSFIRIGDILCLLRPTYVSGRCYEIEVFTVKEFLSVLARMNRLNERNSYIDPVNEKYVVDYFKDMNVFHSLSNFYKENYSAELWLRPNSAFVSPDDFMFAKVLCHLIAGQYERESSEIDYVYDGKDLKQVLLKSNNFIHLNTIYQNFGKYQPSLVEHLKLSKGIPSSHFFAKGIDLLDNTDGVISFQKVRENTCPCLSSSILNGQAIFHSRTCEPAIILGSKQDEPDLLFTLLNNGHYSIYRSESVKLTRFPVGDITLFRQLLGAIRLDILGLLYFEGIELYGEFIRFYPIGY